Proteins encoded in a region of the Paenibacillus wynnii genome:
- a CDS encoding carbohydrate ABC transporter permease, translated as MTRFKKLLNNNWPVACFMWLYALLSVYPLVWMIFYSLKNNDEIFVSNPFGFPTHLRFENYVDAWSKYNVPVYFSNSLIVAIATVIGAITLSVMFSFAAARLQWRFRGIAHTYMMIGMFIPIQVIMIPLAILVRDFHIANTYGALIIPYIAFNLSFTSIVFYGFFRSIPVDLEESACIDGASIYRTFFSIMLPIIKPALATMVIFIFLNSWNEFTMAVILITKESLKTLPLGLLFFQGQFTTNWGAMGAAMTIASLPTVLIYMLFSEQVENALTVGSAVKG; from the coding sequence ATGACCCGGTTTAAGAAGCTGCTTAACAATAACTGGCCTGTCGCCTGTTTCATGTGGTTATACGCTCTATTATCCGTATATCCATTGGTATGGATGATCTTTTACTCTCTCAAAAATAATGATGAGATCTTCGTATCTAATCCGTTTGGGTTTCCAACTCACCTACGGTTTGAGAATTACGTGGATGCTTGGTCCAAATACAATGTTCCGGTCTATTTCTCCAACAGCTTAATTGTAGCGATTGCCACCGTCATTGGGGCGATTACGCTGTCAGTAATGTTCTCCTTTGCGGCAGCAAGACTGCAGTGGCGTTTTCGGGGGATTGCACACACTTATATGATGATCGGCATGTTCATACCGATCCAGGTCATTATGATTCCACTGGCTATTCTCGTTCGAGATTTCCATATCGCCAATACGTATGGAGCCCTGATAATACCCTATATCGCCTTTAACCTGTCTTTCACTTCTATAGTATTTTATGGCTTCTTCCGCAGCATTCCCGTTGATTTGGAAGAGTCGGCTTGTATTGATGGTGCAAGCATCTATCGGACATTCTTCAGTATCATGCTGCCGATTATAAAACCTGCGCTCGCGACTATGGTCATTTTTATATTCCTGAATTCATGGAATGAGTTTACTATGGCTGTTATTCTGATTACCAAAGAAAGCTTGAAGACGCTGCCGCTGGGACTTCTGTTCTTCCAGGGACAATTCACGACCAATTGGGGGGCAATGGGAGCCGCGATGACGATTGCC
- a CDS encoding carbohydrate ABC transporter permease — MRKYLGNKTAIAIFTLPALLLYTIMVFYPIMQTFFRSMFEWDGLSAGTFIWFDNYKELLNDSVFHTALYNGLIFAAIITVTQIGIGSILAFAVSDVSFKGRKILRISFFIPVVLSITVVCQLWLSIYNSEYGLMNKLFDMLGIQYHQDWLSSGKSAIVAIAFVNAWQYMGYHFALLLAGAKSVPEQYMEAARIDGATKLQAIVKITIPMMAETYKFCLVFAVTGGLNAFANMYIMTSGGPGTSTYTLTYLMYRSAFRIGEFGYGSAAAAILVIECLLATLIINRLVARERISY, encoded by the coding sequence ATGAGAAAATATTTGGGCAATAAGACAGCGATTGCTATATTCACGCTGCCCGCGCTCCTTTTGTATACAATTATGGTGTTTTACCCGATTATGCAAACCTTCTTTCGCAGTATGTTCGAGTGGGATGGGCTCTCAGCGGGAACCTTTATCTGGTTTGATAATTATAAAGAACTGTTGAATGACAGTGTATTCCATACCGCTCTTTATAATGGACTTATCTTTGCTGCGATCATTACAGTGACCCAGATCGGGATCGGTTCCATTCTGGCATTTGCTGTATCGGATGTATCTTTTAAAGGCCGCAAAATTCTTAGAATAAGCTTTTTTATTCCAGTAGTTCTATCGATCACTGTGGTCTGTCAATTATGGCTGTCTATCTATAATAGTGAATATGGATTGATGAACAAGCTGTTCGACATGTTGGGAATTCAATATCATCAAGACTGGTTGTCGAGTGGGAAATCGGCTATTGTCGCTATCGCTTTCGTCAATGCCTGGCAGTACATGGGCTATCATTTTGCTCTACTGCTTGCAGGTGCGAAATCCGTACCGGAGCAATATATGGAGGCCGCTCGTATTGATGGTGCAACTAAACTTCAGGCGATTGTCAAAATCACCATCCCTATGATGGCTGAAACCTATAAATTCTGTCTGGTCTTTGCAGTTACAGGGGGGCTTAATGCCTTTGCGAATATGTATATCATGACCAGCGGCGGGCCAGGGACTTCAACCTACACGCTTACCTACCTGATGTACCGCTCTGCTTTCCGTATAGGAGAGTTCGGATATGGCAGCGCAGCAGCAGCTATATTAGTCATTGAATGCCTGCTTGCAACACTTATCATCAACCGCCTGGTTGCCAGGGAACGAATCTCCTACTAA
- a CDS encoding ABC transporter substrate-binding protein, producing MRKIKMAAAAFVSLSLIVVSACGSNNNTVNEASNTTAATNTVVKEEATVAPQENVKLRIYAQYSDDDTKLPYDYAVAELKKEMPNVELELEVQAQDDGQKLKTYAATGNLPDIYQAGVDIINTFKKSGNILELDQYTDLYGFKDKMFSSTMNTLTADDGHVYAFPYAGNEFMLLYYNKEIFEKNNIKVPTTYDELMTAVKGLNTVGVTPLALFAKEKWPTVALYDMFVTREDPAGIVKLDKGQASPSDPAYKQAAEKIIELVKAGLLPKGATNLNYDQAASLFYEGKAAMFLNGQWEIATSTEKLGDKVGWMYFPGVDAASYEKNKYAFIGGGGPGGYAVNPDTKDPELTAKVAAFLSLKYAEYKYTQRGNPIVATKVEIPVVKEYPPMMKQLSEDIEKITSTTAFAWGLSDAKFKAAIEDATQSLMTGDYSVEQFIKDVTKAVPQAK from the coding sequence GTGAGAAAGATAAAAATGGCAGCAGCAGCATTTGTAAGTCTAAGCTTGATTGTTGTAAGCGCTTGTGGATCGAATAACAACACAGTCAACGAGGCAAGTAATACGACCGCCGCTACAAATACAGTGGTTAAGGAAGAAGCGACAGTGGCACCGCAAGAAAATGTAAAACTTCGCATATATGCCCAATATTCTGATGATGATACGAAGCTCCCGTATGATTACGCCGTGGCAGAACTGAAGAAAGAGATGCCAAATGTGGAATTGGAGCTGGAAGTACAGGCTCAGGATGATGGACAGAAGCTCAAAACCTATGCGGCAACCGGAAATCTGCCAGATATCTACCAAGCGGGAGTAGACATTATTAATACTTTCAAAAAATCCGGTAATATCCTTGAGTTGGATCAATACACCGATCTTTATGGCTTTAAAGACAAAATGTTCAGCAGCACAATGAATACATTAACGGCTGATGATGGTCATGTGTATGCCTTCCCGTATGCAGGGAATGAATTCATGCTCCTCTACTATAACAAGGAAATTTTCGAGAAAAACAACATTAAAGTTCCAACTACCTATGATGAGTTGATGACAGCTGTAAAAGGCTTAAATACAGTAGGTGTAACACCACTCGCCTTATTTGCCAAAGAAAAATGGCCAACGGTTGCTCTCTACGATATGTTCGTTACCCGAGAAGATCCAGCAGGTATTGTGAAGTTGGATAAAGGTCAAGCAAGTCCAAGTGACCCAGCCTACAAACAAGCAGCGGAGAAAATAATCGAACTGGTAAAAGCAGGCCTGCTCCCTAAAGGGGCTACTAACCTGAACTATGACCAAGCAGCATCGTTGTTCTATGAAGGCAAGGCCGCCATGTTCCTCAATGGACAGTGGGAAATTGCTACCTCCACAGAGAAGCTTGGAGATAAAGTAGGATGGATGTACTTCCCTGGTGTGGATGCAGCTTCCTATGAGAAGAACAAATATGCCTTTATCGGTGGCGGTGGTCCTGGAGGTTATGCCGTCAATCCGGATACAAAAGATCCTGAGCTTACAGCAAAGGTTGCAGCTTTCCTTTCTCTTAAGTATGCAGAGTACAAATATACACAACGCGGTAACCCAATTGTAGCAACGAAGGTAGAGATACCGGTTGTAAAGGAATATCCGCCGATGATGAAACAGCTTTCTGAAGATATCGAGAAAATTACCAGCACTACCGCGTTTGCTTGGGGCTTGTCTGATGCTAAATTCAAGGCAGCGATTGAAGATGCTACTCAAAGCTTGATGACTGGTGACTATTCGGTAGAACAATTTATTAAAGATGTAACAAAGGCAGTTCCACAGGCTAAATAA
- a CDS encoding response regulator has product MQKVMIVDDEVIFRDYLRGALDWEMLGFELVVEAKNGIEALRLCMEQPVDIALVDITMPFMDGLELTEKLKDQYPEMNVVLITGHNEFEYARRALKLGVEDYILKPFSKDELMLTLLKLQREYRKVQVENLTLKENNRMMKESFLNQLISNEYNVTDADVLKRLSQFDIFIQNPCFIVACIEIDHVDRKWEKVSERLLMKYAVTNILNEALEEGWNYNIFNGPEGRIVCLVEHSNAQTEITPSLEGYKKLGSLIKKHLNFTITIGVGRSKGGFKGISSSYKEALEALQNKFVLGHDRVIAYSSTLTESGKQAFYPVEVNEELLIGLRMRNAERVQQILDGVFESTRERRLSIDYVYVICMGLIAVNLSYITEAGHPIEDCFGENFFPYSEIRKFESAEMTFEWIKQLFDRAIRYTGQYKNTRASKIAQSAKTYIEQSYANSELQLEHVAQHVFINASYLRAVYKKEFGMTVSDYVTQYRMMKAKELLGRGGIRLSDIAERVGYSDASYFSKSFKKFYGYSPSEYEKSRG; this is encoded by the coding sequence TTGCAAAAAGTAATGATTGTGGATGACGAGGTTATATTTCGTGATTATCTACGTGGGGCGCTGGACTGGGAGATGCTTGGCTTTGAACTAGTTGTGGAGGCGAAGAATGGAATCGAGGCGCTAAGGCTCTGTATGGAGCAACCGGTGGATATTGCGTTGGTCGACATAACGATGCCTTTCATGGATGGGCTGGAGTTAACCGAGAAGCTGAAAGATCAGTATCCTGAGATGAATGTGGTACTTATTACGGGCCACAATGAATTTGAATATGCAAGGAGGGCGCTCAAGCTAGGTGTGGAGGATTATATTCTGAAGCCGTTCTCCAAGGATGAGCTGATGCTGACCCTTTTGAAGCTGCAGAGAGAATACAGGAAAGTTCAGGTAGAGAACCTTACGCTCAAGGAAAATAACCGGATGATGAAGGAAAGTTTCCTTAATCAGCTGATTAGCAATGAATATAATGTGACCGATGCGGATGTACTCAAACGCCTAAGTCAATTTGATATTTTTATTCAAAACCCTTGTTTTATCGTCGCTTGTATCGAGATCGATCATGTCGACCGCAAGTGGGAGAAAGTTAGTGAACGACTCCTGATGAAATACGCTGTCACCAATATCCTGAATGAAGCTCTCGAAGAGGGCTGGAATTATAATATTTTTAACGGGCCTGAAGGTCGAATTGTATGCCTAGTCGAACACTCGAATGCTCAAACGGAGATCACTCCCTCCTTGGAAGGGTATAAGAAGCTGGGTTCGTTAATTAAGAAACACTTGAACTTTACCATCACTATTGGAGTGGGTCGCAGTAAAGGGGGATTTAAGGGGATTTCAAGCTCTTACAAGGAAGCCCTTGAAGCGCTGCAGAACAAATTTGTGCTCGGGCATGACCGGGTCATCGCCTACAGTTCTACCTTGACAGAGAGCGGGAAGCAAGCTTTTTACCCTGTTGAGGTTAACGAAGAATTACTGATCGGGCTTCGAATGCGGAATGCGGAAAGGGTGCAGCAAATTCTGGATGGTGTATTTGAATCTACCCGAGAAAGACGGTTATCCATTGATTATGTGTATGTCATTTGTATGGGTCTGATTGCTGTGAATCTTTCCTATATTACCGAAGCGGGGCATCCCATAGAAGATTGCTTTGGAGAGAACTTTTTCCCTTATAGTGAAATTCGCAAGTTTGAATCCGCCGAAATGACCTTCGAGTGGATTAAGCAATTATTTGACAGAGCCATCCGATATACAGGGCAGTACAAGAATACTAGAGCTTCAAAGATAGCCCAATCCGCCAAAACTTACATTGAACAAAGTTATGCAAACTCAGAGCTTCAGCTTGAGCATGTGGCGCAGCATGTATTTATTAACGCAAGCTACCTTCGAGCTGTATATAAAAAGGAATTCGGTATGACGGTTAGCGACTATGTCACCCAATATCGAATGATGAAAGCGAAGGAGCTGCTTGGACGGGGCGGAATACGCTTATCCGATATCGCGGAGAGGGTGGGATATAGTGATGCGAGTTATTTTAGCAAAAGCTTCAAGAAATTTTACGGGTATTCACCCAGTGAATATGAGAAGAGCCGCGGTTAG
- a CDS encoding sensor histidine kinase: protein MQLLKRLQITEWFRNQLIRKKIMFIYMPVVIIPLCILGFVSYHVYTEAIVKKTVKSVSDNSTLIITLINGMLTNTESAANMLTLNLNKVIFEERFTKDGEISDLQLYTQITNQLSYALLVFPDVESAAFIDNNNVVYGSNLAMESNGVLVAGNRILKRLEHTNGSNIWFPMERREYLVTSTEQPVLTLGKRIVNINTGEQQGYLILNMRESALSAIYRNIGSTQAGSYIISDSNGLVVSALETNKVLHPLPNGEMKDWVLGPEQPNVIQPSPGGKMLLVSTDIKKLGWKLISIVPYNRLTQDTIMITRLIIFIGFICSLFAILGAGVLSQWIAKPIISLSRQMKHVNEGNLDNQLEITSRDEIGILASGFNMMMQRIKELLQNISAEQRKKREYELALIHAQMRPHFLYNTLDVIYTLSEMGRARDVQRTTKALADFYRVALSNGKDQITLEDELSNVRDYLSIQRIRYSDVFDFTIDIQPEILSCIIPKLTLQPLVENAIYHGLKTKESFGALIIVGWREGDKVILKVKDDGAGILPERLQTLTTAIKDQENQVGYGLNSVHERIRLYFGEEYGLHITSILGLGTEVSIELPYQTR, encoded by the coding sequence ATGCAATTACTAAAGCGTTTACAAATAACGGAGTGGTTCCGAAATCAGTTGATTCGTAAGAAGATTATGTTTATCTATATGCCTGTCGTTATCATACCTTTATGTATTCTGGGTTTTGTTTCTTACCATGTCTATACAGAGGCTATTGTCAAAAAAACGGTCAAAAGCGTCTCGGACAACTCCACCTTAATCATTACACTCATCAATGGCATGCTCACGAACACGGAGAGTGCGGCAAATATGCTGACGCTGAATTTAAATAAGGTTATTTTTGAAGAACGTTTTACGAAGGATGGAGAAATATCTGACTTACAGTTGTATACGCAAATCACAAACCAGCTAAGTTATGCACTGCTCGTATTCCCGGACGTGGAGTCCGCGGCTTTTATAGATAATAATAATGTGGTGTACGGCTCCAATCTCGCTATGGAAAGCAACGGGGTGCTTGTAGCCGGGAATCGGATTCTGAAACGGTTGGAGCATACCAATGGGTCTAATATCTGGTTTCCGATGGAACGGCGGGAATACTTGGTGACCAGTACGGAGCAGCCCGTACTTACGCTGGGTAAGCGGATTGTTAACATTAATACAGGTGAGCAGCAAGGTTATCTCATTCTAAATATGCGTGAGAGTGCATTATCAGCCATTTACCGTAATATCGGGTCTACACAAGCGGGTTCTTATATAATTTCGGATTCGAACGGTCTTGTGGTATCGGCCCTCGAAACGAACAAGGTTCTTCATCCATTACCAAACGGTGAAATGAAAGATTGGGTACTTGGACCGGAACAGCCCAATGTGATTCAGCCCTCTCCTGGAGGCAAAATGCTGCTGGTAAGCACGGATATTAAAAAGCTGGGTTGGAAGCTGATCTCTATAGTGCCTTACAATCGCTTAACGCAGGACACGATCATGATCACCCGATTAATTATCTTCATTGGATTCATCTGCTCATTGTTTGCGATTCTGGGTGCAGGGGTGTTGTCCCAATGGATTGCCAAGCCAATTATTAGTCTCTCTAGGCAAATGAAGCATGTGAATGAAGGCAACCTGGATAATCAGCTGGAAATCACATCAAGAGATGAAATCGGGATACTGGCGTCTGGCTTTAATATGATGATGCAAAGGATAAAGGAGCTGCTCCAGAATATTAGCGCGGAACAGAGAAAGAAACGCGAGTATGAGCTAGCACTGATTCACGCTCAAATGAGGCCGCATTTTCTGTACAATACCCTGGACGTTATTTATACGCTGTCAGAGATGGGGAGGGCAAGAGATGTACAGCGGACCACGAAGGCCCTTGCCGACTTCTACAGAGTAGCACTTAGCAACGGAAAAGATCAGATTACTCTCGAGGATGAGCTTAGCAACGTTCGGGATTATTTATCAATTCAACGGATTCGCTATTCTGATGTATTTGACTTCACCATTGATATTCAGCCGGAGATTCTCTCCTGTATTATCCCTAAGCTTACGCTTCAGCCGCTGGTGGAAAATGCGATTTATCATGGATTGAAGACAAAGGAATCCTTCGGAGCGCTGATTATTGTCGGGTGGCGAGAAGGTGACAAGGTCATTCTGAAGGTAAAGGATGACGGAGCAGGCATATTGCCTGAACGCTTGCAAACGTTGACAACTGCAATTAAGGATCAAGAAAATCAAGTTGGCTACGGTCTCAATAGCGTCCATGAACGAATCAGGCTCTATTTTGGCGAGGAATATGGTCTACATATCACTAGTATTCTTGGACTTGGCACAGAAGTCTCAATTGAGCTGCCTTATCAGACCCGTTAG
- a CDS encoding DNA-binding protein produces MISGPQGDLPEKLAKPAKRALLGAGYLRLEQLTKLSEAEVMKLHGMGPKAMEQLRQALMVKGLSFKEET; encoded by the coding sequence TTGATCAGTGGACCGCAAGGTGACCTTCCAGAGAAGCTGGCCAAACCGGCCAAGCGGGCGCTATTGGGAGCCGGCTATTTACGATTAGAACAGCTGACCAAGCTAAGTGAAGCTGAGGTTATGAAGCTGCATGGCATGGGACCCAAGGCCATGGAACAGCTTCGGCAGGCGCTTATGGTTAAGGGGCTTTCGTTCAAAGAGGAAACTTAA
- a CDS encoding ammonium transporter, with the protein MNAGTDVALNTIWVVIAAAMVLFMEGGFSLLEAGFVRTKNAVNVTMKIFVDLTVGVLAFFLIGFGVMFGKDYGGLISFNFWGASQSLHIDFNLPLSAYVLFQIGFAIAAISIISGAVAERMSFKAYILIAVFVAAILYPISGHWVWNPDGWLAQLGMKDFAGSAAIHALGGSAALAFAKVLGPRRGRFNTDGDVNVFAPSNIPLASAGTFILWFGWFGFNAGSTLNASDVNLSLIALNTMLAAAAGGTSAMIYTMFRYGKADPSMTMNGALAGLVAITAGCAFVTPYSSILIGLIAGLLVIWGTLAIDKLQVDDPVGAVAVHGVNGSFGALAVGLLDTKDGLLTTGQFHLLGVQLLGVVVVVVWGFALSYGAAKLINATVGLRVDEVEEEEGLDMAMHGIPAYNELERFSDQPGMDPSLFLKTGSGD; encoded by the coding sequence ATGAATGCCGGAACAGATGTCGCATTAAATACGATTTGGGTAGTCATTGCTGCTGCAATGGTTTTGTTTATGGAAGGCGGCTTTAGCCTGCTTGAAGCGGGATTTGTTCGCACGAAGAACGCAGTGAATGTAACCATGAAAATTTTTGTCGATCTTACCGTGGGTGTTTTGGCTTTCTTCTTGATAGGGTTTGGAGTTATGTTCGGAAAAGACTATGGTGGACTCATTAGCTTCAACTTTTGGGGAGCTTCACAGTCTTTACATATCGATTTTAATCTTCCTTTATCTGCTTATGTTCTGTTTCAAATCGGGTTCGCTATTGCGGCAATCTCGATCATATCAGGGGCTGTCGCTGAGCGGATGTCTTTTAAGGCCTATATCCTGATTGCTGTTTTTGTAGCAGCGATATTATATCCAATCTCCGGTCACTGGGTGTGGAATCCTGATGGATGGCTTGCTCAGTTGGGGATGAAAGACTTTGCAGGCTCTGCAGCCATTCATGCTCTCGGAGGCTCTGCCGCATTAGCCTTTGCTAAAGTATTGGGTCCTCGCCGCGGGCGCTTCAATACAGACGGAGATGTGAATGTATTTGCTCCAAGTAATATCCCGCTTGCCTCCGCTGGAACTTTTATACTATGGTTCGGGTGGTTTGGATTTAATGCCGGAAGTACTTTGAATGCCTCTGATGTTAATCTTTCGCTTATCGCTTTGAATACGATGCTGGCCGCTGCTGCGGGTGGAACTTCCGCCATGATCTACACCATGTTCCGTTATGGCAAGGCGGATCCGAGTATGACTATGAACGGGGCGTTGGCTGGACTTGTTGCAATAACAGCGGGTTGTGCTTTTGTAACACCTTACTCTTCAATTTTAATAGGACTGATTGCAGGTCTTCTTGTGATCTGGGGAACACTCGCGATTGATAAGCTGCAGGTAGATGATCCGGTGGGTGCAGTCGCGGTTCACGGGGTTAACGGTTCTTTCGGAGCCTTGGCCGTGGGTCTATTGGATACAAAAGATGGACTCCTGACCACAGGACAGTTTCATCTGTTGGGTGTTCAGCTCCTGGGTGTAGTCGTGGTAGTAGTATGGGGCTTTGCACTCAGCTACGGTGCTGCTAAGCTGATTAACGCGACTGTGGGCCTCCGCGTTGATGAGGTGGAAGAAGAAGAGGGACTGGATATGGCTATGCATGGCATTCCGGCTTATAATGAACTGGAAAGATTCAGTGACCAACCGGGAATGGATCCATCCTTGTTTCTGAAAACGGGGTCGGGGGATTGA
- a CDS encoding P-II family nitrogen regulator produces MKKVEAIIRPEKLRELIDALRVIEVTGFTVTQAQGRGQQKNTTGVYRGKSYTVNLHHKVKVEIVVSDAKVQETIDTIIKTAQTGEMGDGKIFVLPLLEMYNIRTGKTDETIDELN; encoded by the coding sequence ATGAAAAAAGTAGAAGCTATTATTCGTCCCGAAAAGCTTAGAGAACTAATCGATGCGCTTCGAGTTATTGAGGTAACTGGTTTCACCGTTACTCAGGCACAAGGGCGTGGCCAGCAGAAAAATACTACGGGAGTTTATAGAGGGAAATCCTACACGGTAAATTTGCATCACAAAGTTAAGGTTGAAATCGTTGTCTCCGACGCTAAAGTACAAGAAACCATTGACACCATTATCAAAACAGCACAGACCGGGGAAATGGGCGATGGTAAAATATTCGTTCTGCCTTTGCTCGAAATGTACAATATTAGAACAGGCAAAACTGATGAAACCATAGACGAATTGAACTAA
- a CDS encoding NADPH-dependent FMN reductase, whose protein sequence is MSKLNIGIILGSTRQGRLSPQVGEWVLEVANQRGDANYEIVDIADFKLPLLGEVDATPQATAWNEKLASLDGFVFIVQEYNHSITASLKNALDYARDAWNNKAAGIVSYGSVGGARAAEHLRGILGELSVADVRVHPALSLFTDFENGTVFKPADLHLTNVNGMLDQVVAWSGALKVLR, encoded by the coding sequence ATGTCAAAGTTAAATATCGGAATTATCTTAGGAAGCACACGTCAAGGTCGTCTGAGCCCACAGGTTGGGGAATGGGTACTAGAAGTTGCTAATCAACGCGGGGATGCCAATTATGAAATCGTAGATATCGCAGACTTCAAGCTTCCATTACTGGGCGAAGTTGATGCTACACCACAAGCGACTGCTTGGAACGAGAAACTTGCCAGTCTGGACGGCTTCGTATTTATTGTCCAAGAATATAACCACAGTATTACGGCATCTTTGAAGAATGCCCTCGACTATGCACGTGATGCCTGGAACAATAAAGCAGCGGGTATCGTAAGTTATGGTTCCGTAGGCGGTGCCCGTGCAGCAGAACATCTTCGTGGAATTTTGGGTGAATTGTCTGTAGCTGACGTTCGTGTACATCCGGCGTTGTCACTGTTCACTGATTTTGAGAACGGTACTGTCTTTAAGCCAGCTGATCTACACCTCACCAATGTAAACGGCATGCTTGACCAAGTGGTGGCTTGGAGCGGAGCATTGAAGGTATTACGCTAA
- the msrA gene encoding peptide-methionine (S)-S-oxide reductase MsrA, which produces MIEKNSKEQLATFAGGCFWCMVKPFDELPGIISVLSGYTGGHTEHPTYEEVGTETTGHLEAVQITYQEDIFPYQRLLDIYWQQINPVDDAGQFMDRGYSYRTAIFVHSEEQRGQAEASRQALQASRRFKGRIVTEILPAGPFYPAEEVHQHYYKTHPFDYKMYRKSSGRDDFAEKHWNTKEDLRRLRERLTDLQYEVTKNRGDEPPYQNEYWDNDREGIYVDVVDGTPLFSSRDKFDSRTGWPGFTKPIAEGLITKEADLRNGQVLTALSSRLSHSHLGHLFYDGPEAEKLHYRVKSASLRFIPREDLKRSGLERYLNLFD; this is translated from the coding sequence ATGATTGAGAAAAACTCCAAGGAACAACTAGCCACTTTTGCAGGCGGCTGCTTCTGGTGTATGGTTAAGCCTTTTGATGAGCTGCCGGGCATTATCTCCGTCCTTTCGGGGTATACGGGAGGACATACGGAACATCCTACTTATGAAGAAGTAGGTACGGAAACAACCGGGCACTTGGAGGCGGTTCAGATTACGTACCAAGAGGACATTTTCCCCTATCAACGCCTACTAGATATCTATTGGCAGCAGATTAATCCGGTGGATGATGCGGGGCAATTTATGGATCGCGGTTATTCCTATCGTACAGCCATATTTGTTCATAGCGAGGAACAACGGGGGCAGGCGGAGGCTTCGAGACAGGCGTTGCAGGCAAGTCGACGATTCAAGGGCCGCATTGTTACAGAAATCCTTCCAGCAGGGCCGTTTTACCCGGCAGAGGAGGTTCACCAGCATTATTATAAGACCCATCCGTTTGATTATAAAATGTACCGTAAGAGTTCAGGACGCGACGACTTTGCCGAGAAACATTGGAATACGAAAGAAGATTTGAGGCGTCTGAGAGAGAGGCTGACGGATCTGCAATATGAAGTTACAAAGAATAGGGGGGATGAGCCTCCGTATCAGAATGAATATTGGGACAACGACCGGGAAGGGATTTATGTCGATGTGGTCGACGGAACGCCGTTGTTCAGTTCAAGGGATAAATTCGATTCCAGAACAGGCTGGCCCGGCTTTACTAAGCCCATTGCAGAAGGCCTGATAACCAAGGAGGCGGATTTACGCAACGGCCAAGTCCTGACGGCTCTGAGCAGTCGGCTCAGCCATTCCCATCTCGGACACCTATTCTATGATGGTCCTGAAGCCGAGAAGCTGCACTACCGAGTGAAATCCGCGTCTCTACGGTTTATTCCGAGGGAAGATCTGAAACGGAGCGGGTTGGAACGTTATCTGAATCTATTTGATTAA